CATTCGTAACAGAAAATAATTAACCCACTTCATTTTGTATGTTGTGTTCCCCTtccgctgaaaaattgtttggTTCAAAAGCTCCCAAAATATCCTCTTCGTTTAGTGgtccaaaacaaacaaaattttcaccaCCACCTCCAATATATAAGGATTTCTAATACGGACTTGACAGCtttgaatttcatttttgaACGAACTCTTACTTATtaaactcaacattttcatcGTGGTAAAATACAAGAACAAACCACGTCTGCAAATCATACCAAGTTCGGAGTCCATTACCGCTACTTTAAGAGCGTTAACTCCAatttttttggcttaatgggctCGTCAGTAGCCACAATTACTGTTTGTTGCGGTTTGAATGCCGGCGGCGTTATTGGGCCAAACTTCTTCGTCGATGATGCCAATCGTCACGTTACCATGAATCGAGAACGCTGCCGCATCATGCCCACTTATAATTTTTGGCCTAAATTGGAAATTATGGACCTGGACAACATATAATTTCAATAGGAAGATGCTACACAGCACAcgttacaatcgatttattgaagagtaaAAAAGTGTTCAAGTTCTTGTTGGAAAACCCGatagatagtttttttttaaatgatcaaGCCATTTAGGGCTATCGTTCCATTTTAGATTGTAACGGATCGCTTTCATTGTGCCCATTACTACGCGCATCGCCGAGGATTGTTATTTAAGTCGTACCGATTACTATTTTAATTTATACCATTTTAATTAAAGTCggtctcaaattaaatgtacacacacacatacacataagaGGAAATAAACGCTGCCCCGAACaagaggattttttttaattgattctgGTAGTGGGCATCAGACACTCGTCAACGATCAGCAATCGTGGAAGTGAATATTTTGCTTTTATGAAAGCTAAGTGCTTGCTTTAAGTGGCGACACGCGGTTTGAGGTAGCGACCCGTTTGGTGCTtgggatttttaataaatcttcctTGATTTGACTCTGGGAGTAGAGTGATTTCATAATATTGTTCGAACGCGGAAGTCTTGCGCCTTTTCTATTTTACCTACCCATGTGCACCAGCGACACTACtgcccatgacataattaccagtaccgtaaacagctgagtactaACTGTCGaccagttttggttgtgtgtgtattatagttaagaaccgtGACACacaaaaaacaacgaaaaatggcgcgaactattaCTATACTCAAAATCGGAGTTGCTTTAATTacagattttgacagatagtgtactcaatattttgttgttggacaactgccactacctgtaaatgaatatattgggttgctaaaaaagtaattgcggattttttaaaagaaagtaaatgcatttttaatataacttagaatgaactttaatcaaatatactttttttacactttttttctaaagcaagctaaaagtaacagctaataactgaccgaagaaagagtgcaattacagagtgaaaaaatttgtcaacgccgactatatgaaaaatccgtaattaccttttgggcaaccaatatcttGTTACTGGCAACTGCCTTGACGATATTTTCTTATGCAGCCGCGAATGACCAGCGGCACCACGGGTAACCACCCGCCACACTATTGGTCACTAAAATTCCTAATTActtcaaaattttgctaaattaaTCTTTTTTATAACATATCATTAGATCCCTAAATTTTCCCAGATATTTTAAAGGTTCTCTGAATTTCTACATTTTCTTATTTATGCCACAATTTcactattttttttactttatctaAAGTGTCAAAAATGTTTTAACTATTATTAACTTTATACTCTAACGTGAAACCCCTACGTATACATTCATATGATCTTTTAAGTGTACATACTCTGCATACATATACACATATGTAAACATGCTCCTCTACGTGCATATATATAAGTGTACTTTTAATACCTTATATATAATCACATCATACAGAATAAAATTGCTAACTATCCTGTATTTAAACAGAAAACCCTTAATAGTGTAGCTCTTTAAATTTAACATTCCTCCCTCCCCCACCCGATTAATTAGCTCGCAATTAGGCAGGTTTTAAGTGTCTCTTTTTCTGTAAAGTAACGGTGCATACTTGGCACTCGTACACAATGAAATAAGGTGACCAGACTTAAAAGTGTTTATTCTCTTCTCTTTTCcctacacatatacacacatttTTCTGTTTCGTACAGCTACATACCCAGACTAGATATTCTCTTGTAACGGTAACTTTGGATTGTAAAGACAATTCTTTCTTGTGTCGATGAATAAATTCAAAGTAACTTTTGCAAGCATTTAGAAACAAATGATTTATTGAATTTGTTTCTACTGTGAGTATTTGCGCTTAAATACCAATATacaaatataagaaaaattttccatcaTCTTTTAAGCTTTTAGagttagtttaaaaaaaattaaatttttttgctattgAATAAATTCAATACACATTATTTAATATCAATATAGCCTTAAGATCCGTTTCTTCTTTACCCACTAGGATTAAAAGTATTGGCATGGAGGAatatcttataaagggtgatttttttgaggttaggattttcatgcattagtatttgacagatcacgtgggatttcagacatggtgtcaaagagaaagatgctcagtatgctttgacatttcatcatgaatagacttactaacgagcaacgcttgcaaatcattgaattttattaccaaaatcagtgttcggttcgaaatgtgttcattcaccgttcagcgatgaggctcatttctggttgaatggctacgtaaataagcaaaattgccgcatttggagtaaagagcaaccagaagccgttcaagaactgcccatgcatcccgaaaaatgcactgtgtGGTGTGGTTtatacgctggtggaatcattggaccgtattttttcaaagatgctgttggacgcaacgttacggtgaatgaacacatttcgaaccgaacactgattttggtaataaaattcaatgatttgcaagcgttgctcgttagtaagtctattcatgatgaaatgtcaaagcatactgagcatctttctctttgacaccatgtctgaaatcccacgtgatctgtcaaatactaatgcatgaaaatcctaacctcaaaaaaaatgaCCCTTTATGTCCTCCCGCCAGAGACAGGGACAGAACCGAACAACCTGATGAAGAGTTAGCCAGAGCAAACTTTAGAACTGACCATGCCATTCTGCCTGCTGTTTACTGTGATACTATTGTGGAATGCTGCCGAGCAAGATCTACACTAACTATTGCATAACTCTCCACAATTCAAAGAATTGTTTTCAAAGTCatgtaataattttttgaaaggcTCATTAACTCCTTTGCTCATTGTGACTGCCGAAAAGTACTATTTGTTACACTTGCGAGTACTCAGAAGTCACTTTTATTAATGACATTGGAAAATTGTGACTTTCCTCTTCTTTTAATACCAATGTTGCCAACTGCATGAAGGCGATGGTATCAATgtggcgtttttatacccaccaccgaaggatgggggtatattcattttgtcattctgtatctattcttgatcagcgtaaaaattttagacatgtccgtccgtttgtctgttgaaattactctacagtcttcaaaaatagtgatattgtgctaaaactttgcacagattctttttttgttcataagcaggttaagttagaagatgggttatattggATTACATCTTGAtgtatcccccatatagaccgatccgccgatttaggcccatgaaagacacatttattgtcctattttgctgaaatttgggacagtgagttgtgttaggcccttcgacatctttcatcaatttggcacagatcggtccagatttggatatagctgccatataaatcgatctctcgatttaaggtcttgtgcccataaaagatgcatttatcgttcgatttcgccgaaatttgggacagtgagttgttttaggcccttcgacagccgtcttcaatttgggccagatcagtttaaatttggatatagctgccatatagaccgatctatcgatttaaagtcttggccccataaaaagcacatttataatcagatttcgctgaaatttggcacagtgacttatgttaggattttcgacatccgtgtcgtataatgttcagatcggtctatatttggatatggctaccttaaagaccaacatttttttctacaaaatttaacaaagggACTTGTACCAATTAATATACGTgtcgtatttggtccaaatcggaccatattttgataaagctgcgataggggcataaattatgcatttttcaccggattatgacgaaaggtggtgggtatcaaagttcagcccggccgaacttaacgcctttttacttgttcattattAGGGATGTTTGtatgaagaacaagtaaaagcgtgcttcggtcgggccgaatcatatataccctccaccatggatcgcatttgtcaggttcattgaatgactttttcaatatgtaTGGacaacatcaagttattgaccgatatggaccgtacttgtcatggctgttagaagatATAGAAAAATAcctcctccaaaatttcaggcaaatcgagtaacaaTTGCACCCTCctgtggctcagagtgtcaaattggtagatccgtttatatggcaggtatggATGATGAGGTTATCATccatacttgttggaagtcataccaaaatgatctattcaaaatttcaaccaatctaCCCGTTCTACCCAATACAATCTCAACCGTTCTACCCTAagaagaggtatttgtgcaaaattttaagcgcctatctttactccttcgaaagttagcgcgctttcaacagacggacgtgcggacatggctagatcgacttaaaatgtcaagacgatcaagaatacatagatgcatattacgaggtgttacaaacagaatgacgaaataagtataccctcatcctatggaggggggtataaaaatgctatcCCCGATTAGCTAAGTGGCTAATCTTATCGTCGCTTTCTATCGCCTTTTATCAAAACAtatcattcaatttgaatgacaaaaccAAAGGAGGAACAACGCAACATATTTACTCAACGATTCAACGTTCTGGAATGGCAAAATTGCTtaagatttcaataaaatcacatttaggAACTCCTagaaacatttaaaattaaaatgacttatTTTGTTTTCTACCAGAAAACAACCGACacgtaaaaaaataattcgtttctcATAAAGAAAATTTGCGACAAGCAAACTTCTTTTGTGAACAACGTTGGGCTTGGTTTAAGATgaaagtacatgtttttttgATATTAATCTTTGCaatttgttttcgcacatttcaACTCCTACTTTGGGTGGGTATTTCTTTATTGCGTAAATCTTACCATACAATGTATGTGgcatagaaatttttattttgttgtcttGTACCTGGGCAACCATTAGtttgttgctctaatgatttttgttgttggacatAGGAGCCTTTTTTACCTAATccgaaacttaaaaatttttattttccgaAGTTTTAATCCGCTCCTATCTTTTCAACATGCTGGCTTCTCTCTGCTCAgtcaaaaaaagagaaattggTGTGTGTGAGAACGTGTCTATACCAGTGGCAATCACACAATTGTAATATGCACAAGCCCATGGGCCAGCTTggtattattttcttgtgtatgtgataattttttcccatcactggcctatacgctcaaatactcaccccCTCATTTTTTCTCTCTAGTTGGGGAGAATTATATATTGGTCCGCTAAACGAAGAATCGTTTGCGGTTATCGAAACtcttttgccattaaagagtttttggcttCACAACTAAAGAAAGGTTTTTTTCCGTAGGCGAAGCTGCTGAAGtctttacaataaacaaagttagtttcTTTCAATATTCCTACATTTATGGCAAACGAAGCGACActattacaataaaagaaaatcttCGTAATAAAAGTGATTTGTCGTAAAAGTGATTATAcccaatttttttcattttagacCATATCTTAAATACTTGATATCGATTTCTTTTTATCAGTATACTGAtcatgtatatattgggttgcccaaaaagtaattgcggatttttcatatagtcgccgttgaaaaattttttcacagcttgtgactctgtaattgcattctttcttctgtcagttatcagctgttacttttagcttgctttagaaaaaaagtgtaaaaaaatatataaagttcattctaagttctattaaaaatgcatttactttcttttaaaaaatccgtaattacttttcgggcaacccaatatatcatatATAATAATGTTTgaattattgtttttattacaGATGAATCCAATCTCAATTGCCCTCTAGACAATGACTTATGGCTAATGAGTTTTTTAAGACTTGCTCACTTTTATCCCGAGGAGGCATTGCATAAGGTAAGTCTCTCAAAATGTGAAAGGACCTTCAGCAAAATTTTACTATTCCTAAAAATACTTCACAGATACGCAACTATTTCAACTATCGCCTCAAATACCCAGAACTTTTTaaggatttaaatttaaaaacattcGAGGGTCACTTACATGACTATACCGGATCCATGCTGCCACAGCGTGATCAACTTGGAAGACGTTTATATGTGGGTCTTTCAGGCAGTAAGtgtgctatatatatatatatatttttctataattttatttatttttcttattcaGAATATTGGGATACCCAAAAATGGAAACGTGAATATCCCTTAAGATCATTTATTCTTCAATGTGAAAGTCTAAGATGCGAACCTGAAACACAAATTTGCGGCATTGTCATATTATTGGATATGGAGAACCTAACTATACGCCAATCCCTACACTACACTTTGGGTTTCTTAAAATCTCTGATAGAATATCTCCAAGATGGTATGGGAATTCGTTTGAAGGGTTACCACATTCTAAATCAACCGAAAATTGTCAATGCTCTCTATACCATGAGCAAACCATTTATaagggaaaaatttgtcaatcgtCTACACTTTCATGGCTCAGATATGGCATCACTGCATCGTCACATTGCACCCGAATGCTTGCCGGAATGCTATGGTGGCACTTTAAAGGCCGCTAGGCAATCGTATGGTCCTCAAATTTatgaattgttaaaaaaatatgaaaaggaTCGCTATGTATTTTCACAATATGGTTGTAGCAAATAGAGTTATATACAGATGTGTTCAAAGACACagagaagataattttaaactattttctttgcttttaaaactcttttgttttaaatttaaaaagaaatactaAACAGAAGTCAAAATTAAAAGACTGGAGTATCGGCGTTTTGAAAGCTTACATTGTGAGGTAATGGTTTAGATTGAGTGGGTAGCCCACCATAAAGGTGTGATCACTCGCGatccagtttggcccattgtgatacacTAACGAAAAAGAAGAGTAAGTTAGACTGTAAAAATTTGTAAGTCCCTAAGTAAGACCTAAAGACCAGTAagattcggccggaccgaaacttatataccctccaccatgaatcgcattaatcaagttctttacccgatatctctttataggcaaacaaaggataatgcacGAGGGTTgccgggattggacaacccttgtgttgcaatctgccaactgacagctttatcgtaaagcttgacatttttgaggttatacataCTCAGAACGctttgacatacgagcgatatttgtgttgtttacagtaatctaaaagattcatctcgcccaaaaaatggaattaaatcgtgaacattttcgtgcaattatttttacaactttcgatgtggattaactcaaca
The Stomoxys calcitrans chromosome 3, idStoCalc2.1, whole genome shotgun sequence genome window above contains:
- the LOC106087040 gene encoding clavesin-2, encoding MYSSPKDTHHIQYKGFTFKLDLGEPSEFAKNVARQELRETPENVKNGLSELRRLLKDESNLNCPLDNDLWLMSFLRLAHFYPEEALHKIRNYFNYRLKYPELFKDLNLKTFEGHLHDYTGSMLPQRDQLGRRLYVGLSGKYWDTQKWKREYPLRSFILQCESLRCEPETQICGIVILLDMENLTIRQSLHYTLGFLKSLIEYLQDGMGIRLKGYHILNQPKIVNALYTMSKPFIREKFVNRLHFHGSDMASLHRHIAPECLPECYGGTLKAARQSYGPQIYELLKKYEKDRYVFSQYGCSK